The Janthinobacterium lividum genome has a window encoding:
- a CDS encoding putative Na+/H+ antiporter: protein MTTIHIISAIVFGLALIHTFAAKSFETLSRRHPRHAGLLHLLGEVEVVFGFWAFILIIIMAFVSGGDAAIEYAESRQYTEPLFVFVVMVVAASRPVLDAVQRLLKGVARVMPLRTELALVWLGLALVPLTGSLITEPAAMTLAALMLAPQIFRPGIPEWLKYGALGVLFVNVSIGGTLTSYAAPPVLMVATTWNWDSAYMASHFGWKAAIAVLVNATGVSILLRKYLHSNTSDIKPKAGEVEAPKVPLAVSLVHMIVLAGVVTLAHHPVLFIGLFLFFLGFVQAYERYQSPLILKEGLLVGFFLGGLVVLGGMQQWWLQPIVSSLKPLALFFGALGLTAITDNAALTYLGSLIVGMTDEAKYMLMAGAVAGGGLTVIANAPNPAGVALLRRGFKDESISAVGLLAGALLPTAVAGLAFLAL from the coding sequence TTGACCACCATCCACATCATCAGCGCCATCGTCTTCGGCCTTGCGCTCATCCACACCTTCGCCGCCAAGTCGTTTGAAACATTATCGCGGCGCCATCCCCGCCATGCAGGCCTGCTGCACTTGCTGGGCGAAGTGGAAGTCGTGTTCGGCTTCTGGGCCTTCATTTTGATCATCATCATGGCCTTTGTCTCGGGCGGCGATGCGGCCATCGAGTATGCCGAGTCGCGCCAGTACACGGAACCGCTGTTTGTCTTTGTCGTCATGGTCGTGGCCGCCTCACGCCCCGTGCTTGACGCCGTGCAGCGCCTGCTCAAAGGCGTGGCGCGCGTCATGCCGCTGCGCACGGAACTGGCCCTCGTCTGGCTGGGCCTGGCGCTCGTGCCCCTGACGGGTTCCTTGATCACGGAGCCGGCCGCCATGACCCTGGCCGCGCTGATGCTGGCGCCGCAAATCTTCCGCCCGGGCATTCCTGAATGGCTGAAATACGGCGCGCTGGGCGTGCTCTTCGTCAACGTCTCCATCGGCGGCACCCTCACTTCGTACGCGGCGCCGCCCGTGCTGATGGTGGCCACCACGTGGAACTGGGATAGCGCCTACATGGCCAGCCATTTCGGCTGGAAGGCGGCCATCGCCGTGCTCGTCAACGCCACGGGCGTGAGCATCCTGCTGCGCAAATACCTGCACAGCAACACCTCCGATATCAAGCCGAAGGCCGGCGAAGTGGAAGCGCCAAAAGTGCCGCTGGCCGTCAGCCTGGTGCACATGATCGTGCTGGCAGGCGTGGTCACCCTGGCGCACCATCCCGTGCTGTTCATCGGCCTGTTCCTGTTCTTCCTCGGCTTCGTGCAAGCGTATGAGCGCTATCAAAGCCCCCTGATCCTGAAGGAAGGTTTATTGGTCGGCTTCTTCCTCGGCGGCCTGGTGGTACTGGGCGGCATGCAGCAATGGTGGCTGCAGCCCATCGTCTCCAGCCTGAAACCGCTGGCCCTGTTCTTCGGCGCCCTGGGCTTGACGGCGATTACCGACAATGCGGCCCTGACCTACCTCGGTTCGCTGATCGTCGGCATGACGGACGAAGCGAAATACATGCTGATGGCAGGCGCCGTGGCCGGCGGTGGCCTGACCGTTATCGCCAATGCGCCGAACCCGGCCGGCGTGGCCCTGCTGCGCCGCGGCTTCAAGGATGAATCGATCAGCGCCGTCGGCCTGCTGGCGGGCGCCCTGCTGCCGACAGCCGTGGCGGGCCTGGCCTTCCTGGCCCTGTAA
- the imuA gene encoding translesion DNA synthesis-associated protein ImuA yields the protein MQHSKLMASPEALHPSLWRASQLGQGAMRCLDTGFAALSAQLPGGGWPSGSLIDLLVQQPGSGELRLLAPALAQLPGLPIVLLQPPHPPQALALAAQGLAPSQLLWIKSAGSKDALWAAENILRSGTCGALLFWQSHVRADSLRRLHLAAQSGNTLFCMLRPLHGAQDASPAPLRLSVRPAAGGIEIGFIKRRGPQRDAPLFLPLQPPSLLLRHATLDRPVPTPAPARSVLPALVG from the coding sequence ATGCAACATTCCAAATTGATGGCCTCGCCGGAAGCCTTGCACCCGTCTTTATGGCGCGCATCGCAGCTGGGGCAGGGCGCCATGCGCTGCCTGGACACGGGCTTTGCCGCCCTGTCCGCGCAGTTGCCCGGCGGCGGCTGGCCCAGCGGCAGCCTCATCGATCTGCTGGTGCAGCAGCCGGGCAGCGGCGAATTGCGCCTGCTGGCGCCCGCGCTGGCGCAGTTGCCGGGCTTGCCCATCGTGCTGCTGCAACCACCGCACCCGCCGCAGGCGCTGGCCCTGGCCGCGCAGGGTTTGGCGCCGTCGCAACTGCTGTGGATAAAGAGCGCCGGCAGCAAGGATGCCTTGTGGGCGGCGGAAAACATCTTGCGTAGTGGCACGTGCGGCGCCTTGCTGTTCTGGCAATCGCATGTGCGCGCCGACAGCCTGCGCCGCCTGCACCTGGCCGCGCAAAGCGGCAACACCCTGTTCTGCATGCTGCGCCCCTTGCATGGCGCGCAGGATGCGTCGCCTGCGCCGTTGCGCCTGTCCGTGCGCCCGGCCGCCGGCGGCATCGAGATCGGCTTCATCAAGCGCCGGGGACCGCAGCGCGACGCGCCCCTATTCCTGCCCCTGCAACCTCCTTCTTTACTGCTGCGTCATGCGACTCTGGATCGGCCTGTGCCTACCCCGGCTCCCGCTCGAAGTGTTTTGCCCGCGCTGGTCGGCTGA
- a CDS encoding glutathione S-transferase N-terminal domain-containing protein, producing MPQLSDFPITEKWPARHPERLQLYSLPTPNGIKVSILLEELGLAYEPHLVSFEQNDQLSPAFLSLNPNNKIPAILDPNGPDGKPLALFESGAILLYLAEKTGRFIPQDAGLRYETIQWLMFQMGGIGPMFGQVGFFHKFAGKDYEDKRPLERYLGEARRLLGVLEQRLQGRDWIMGGQYTIADIAIFPWVRCLVGFYGAGDLVGFHNFPNVQRVLEAFLARPAVVKGLDIPKRG from the coding sequence ATGCCCCAACTTTCCGACTTTCCCATCACCGAGAAATGGCCTGCCCGGCATCCCGAGCGCCTGCAGCTGTACTCGCTGCCGACGCCGAACGGCATCAAGGTCTCCATCCTGCTGGAAGAGCTGGGCCTGGCGTACGAGCCGCACCTGGTCAGCTTCGAGCAGAACGATCAGCTGTCGCCCGCCTTCCTGTCCCTCAATCCGAACAACAAGATTCCCGCCATCCTCGACCCGAACGGTCCCGACGGCAAGCCGCTGGCCCTGTTCGAATCGGGCGCCATCCTGCTGTACCTGGCCGAAAAAACGGGCAGGTTCATCCCCCAGGACGCGGGCCTGCGCTATGAAACGATACAGTGGCTGATGTTCCAGATGGGCGGTATCGGCCCCATGTTTGGCCAGGTGGGATTCTTCCACAAGTTCGCCGGCAAGGACTACGAGGACAAGCGTCCGCTGGAGCGCTATCTCGGCGAGGCCAGGCGCCTGCTGGGCGTGCTCGAGCAGCGCCTGCAGGGCCGCGACTGGATCATGGGCGGACAGTACACGATTGCCGACATCGCCATCTTCCCGTGGGTGCGCTGCCTGGTGGGCTTTTATGGCGCCGGCGATCTCGTCGGGTTCCACAACTTCCCCAACGTGCAGCGCGTACTGGAAGCGTTTCTTGCCCGTCCTGCAGTCGTCAAAGGATTGGACATACCGAAGCGCGGTTAA
- a CDS encoding alpha/beta fold hydrolase: MKSTRQDFPGAHGHVLAARLDAPDGAIRAYALFAHCFTCGKDVLAARRIAQGLTEHGIAVLRFDFAGLGASEGEFAATNFSSNVDDLVAAADFLRARHAAPQLLIGHSLGGAAVLAAAAQVPEATAIATLAAPSTPAYVTRMFSDHLEKIAAEGEALVQLEGRPFRIRQQFVDDAGSHSLKEHIAGLRRALLVMHAPNDTTVSLSNAMEIFTAAKHPKSFVSLDDADHLLTGRDDAAYVANVIAAWSVRYLQAAPTP, encoded by the coding sequence ATGAAATCCACCCGGCAAGATTTTCCCGGCGCGCACGGCCATGTGCTGGCGGCGCGGCTCGATGCGCCCGACGGCGCCATCCGCGCGTACGCGCTGTTCGCCCACTGTTTTACCTGCGGCAAGGATGTGCTGGCCGCGCGGCGCATCGCGCAAGGCTTGACGGAACACGGCATCGCCGTGCTGCGCTTTGATTTTGCGGGGCTGGGCGCCAGCGAAGGCGAGTTCGCCGCCACCAATTTCTCGTCGAACGTGGACGACCTGGTCGCCGCCGCCGACTTTTTGCGGGCCAGACACGCTGCACCGCAATTGCTGATCGGCCATAGCCTGGGCGGCGCCGCCGTGCTGGCCGCTGCCGCGCAGGTGCCGGAAGCCACCGCCATTGCCACCCTGGCCGCCCCCAGCACGCCCGCGTATGTGACGCGCATGTTCAGCGACCACCTCGAGAAAATTGCCGCCGAAGGCGAAGCGCTGGTGCAGCTGGAAGGGCGGCCCTTCCGCATCCGCCAGCAATTCGTCGACGACGCGGGCAGCCACAGCTTAAAAGAGCACATCGCCGGCCTGCGCCGCGCCCTGCTGGTGATGCACGCGCCGAACGACACGACAGTGAGCTTATCGAATGCAATGGAGATATTTACGGCAGCCAAGCACCCGAAAAGTTTCGTTTCGCTCGACGATGCCGATCATCTGTTGACGGGGCGCGATGATGCGGCCTACGTTGCCAACGTGATCGCCGCGTGGAGCGTGCGCTATCTGCAGGCAGCGCCTACGCCATGA
- a CDS encoding Hsp20 family protein produces MRTFDLAPLYRSAIGFDRLAQLLNEQRADAQPSYPPYNIELVSEDKYRIVMALAGFSREEVDIIAERDSLHVTGRKQKDGVERTFLHRGIAARDFEQRFQLANHVKVTGATFENGMLTIDLVREVPEALKPRKIEIGTGSDTIATAANVNALEQRQAA; encoded by the coding sequence ATGCGTACTTTTGACCTTGCTCCCCTGTACCGTTCCGCCATTGGTTTTGACCGCCTGGCACAGTTGCTCAACGAACAGCGCGCCGATGCACAGCCCAGCTATCCGCCCTACAACATCGAACTGGTGTCGGAAGATAAATACCGCATTGTGATGGCATTGGCCGGCTTCTCGCGCGAAGAAGTCGATATCATCGCGGAACGCGACTCGCTGCACGTCACGGGCCGCAAGCAGAAAGATGGCGTCGAGCGCACGTTCTTGCACCGCGGCATCGCCGCCCGTGATTTCGAACAGCGCTTCCAGTTGGCCAACCACGTGAAGGTCACGGGCGCCACGTTTGAAAACGGCATGCTGACCATCGACCTGGTGCGTGAAGTGCCGGAAGCGCTGAAACCGCGCAAGATCGAGATCGGCACCGGCAGCGACACCATCGCTACCGCTGCTAACGTGAATGCGCTGGAACAGCGTCAGGCAGCCTGA
- a CDS encoding Do family serine endopeptidase: MEQQTNTASLKIKRTVAALAAIGVLGAGGAMVMHQNNAGANAAAGTPAAPVAAAVAPTAAAPLVALPDFSQIAARNSPAVVNISVTGSTKVAYDPSAQAGNDDFGNDPFFEFFRRFQGPQGGQRGGRDVPTHGLGSGFIVSPDGIIMTNAHVVRDAREVTVKLNDRREFRAKVLGTDPKTDIAVLKIDANNLPVVPLGHSSELKVGEWVLAIGSPYGFDSTVTAGVVSAKGRSLPDDSNVPFIQTDVAVNPGNSGGPLFNTRGEVVGINSQIYSQTGGFQGLSFAIPIDLAGRIKDQIVATGKASHAKLGVTVQEVNQGFADSFKLATPEGALVANVERGSPADKAGLKSGDVVRKVNGQRIIGSADLPALVGTSLPGDKISMDVWRDGKIVSLTATLGNAADKVAEVAKSDGAAGKVKLGLALRPLQSDEKREAGISAGLLVEDAGGAAANAGVQPGDVLLSVNGHPVNTVEQVRDVVEKSAKSVALLIQRGPDKIFIPVRLG; encoded by the coding sequence ATGGAACAGCAAACGAATACCGCATCCCTGAAAATCAAACGCACTGTAGCCGCGCTGGCCGCGATCGGTGTGCTGGGCGCCGGTGGCGCCATGGTGATGCATCAGAACAATGCCGGCGCGAATGCCGCCGCCGGCACTCCCGCCGCTCCCGTAGCTGCAGCCGTGGCGCCGACCGCTGCCGCGCCGCTGGTGGCCTTGCCCGACTTTAGTCAGATCGCCGCGCGCAACAGCCCGGCCGTGGTCAACATCAGCGTCACGGGCAGCACCAAGGTGGCGTACGACCCCTCGGCCCAGGCTGGCAATGATGATTTCGGCAACGACCCCTTCTTTGAATTTTTCCGCCGCTTCCAGGGGCCGCAAGGCGGGCAGCGCGGTGGCCGCGACGTGCCCACGCACGGCCTCGGCTCCGGCTTCATCGTCAGCCCGGACGGCATCATCATGACGAATGCCCACGTGGTGCGCGATGCGCGCGAAGTGACCGTCAAGCTGAACGACCGCCGCGAATTCCGCGCCAAGGTGCTGGGCACCGATCCGAAGACCGATATCGCCGTGCTGAAAATCGACGCCAACAACCTGCCCGTCGTGCCGCTCGGCCATTCGAGCGAGCTGAAAGTGGGCGAGTGGGTGCTGGCCATCGGTTCGCCGTACGGTTTCGACAGCACCGTGACGGCCGGCGTGGTCAGCGCCAAGGGCCGTTCCCTGCCCGACGACAGCAATGTGCCGTTCATTCAGACCGACGTGGCGGTGAACCCCGGCAACTCGGGCGGTCCCCTGTTCAATACGCGCGGCGAAGTGGTCGGCATCAATTCACAGATTTACAGCCAGACGGGCGGCTTCCAGGGCTTGTCGTTTGCCATTCCGATCGACCTGGCCGGCCGCATCAAGGACCAGATCGTCGCCACGGGCAAGGCCAGCCACGCCAAGCTGGGCGTGACGGTGCAGGAAGTCAACCAGGGCTTTGCCGACTCGTTCAAGCTGGCCACGCCGGAAGGCGCGCTGGTGGCCAACGTGGAGCGGGGCAGCCCGGCCGACAAGGCGGGCCTGAAGTCGGGCGACGTGGTGCGCAAGGTGAATGGCCAGCGCATCATCGGCTCGGCCGACTTGCCGGCCCTCGTGGGGACGTCCTTGCCAGGCGACAAGATCAGCATGGATGTATGGCGTGACGGCAAGATCGTCAGCCTGACGGCAACCCTGGGCAATGCGGCCGACAAGGTGGCTGAAGTGGCGAAGAGCGACGGCGCCGCCGGCAAGGTAAAGCTGGGCCTGGCCCTGCGTCCGTTACAATCGGATGAAAAACGCGAGGCGGGCATCAGCGCCGGCCTGCTGGTGGAAGACGCGGGCGGTGCTGCCGCGAATGCCGGAGTGCAGCCGGGCGACGTGCTATTGTCGGTGAATGGCCATCCCGTCAACACCGTCGAGCAGGTGCGCGATGTGGTGGAAAAATCGGCCAAGTCGGTGGCCTTGCTGATCCAGCGCGGCCCCGACAAGATATTCATCCCCGTGCGTTTGGGTTGA
- a CDS encoding response regulator transcription factor: MRLLLVEDDTMIGEVVLDLLRAEHYAVDWVKDGDMADTALQTQTYDLVLLDLGLPRKDGLDVLRSMRLRKLDTPVLVATARDAVEQRIAGLDAGADDYVLKPYDLDELLARIRALLRRASGRPEPIFEHQGVSINPLTREVIAEGHPVNLSAREWAVLEALIARPGIVLSRAQLEEKLYSWKDEVNSNAVEVYIHGLRKKLGSDLIQNVRGLGYMVPKA, encoded by the coding sequence ATGCGCTTATTGCTGGTAGAAGACGATACGATGATCGGCGAGGTGGTGCTCGATTTGCTGCGCGCCGAGCACTACGCGGTGGACTGGGTCAAGGATGGCGACATGGCCGACACGGCCCTGCAGACGCAGACCTATGATCTGGTGCTGCTGGACCTGGGCTTGCCGCGCAAGGATGGCCTTGACGTGCTGCGCTCGATGCGTTTGCGCAAACTGGACACCCCGGTGCTGGTGGCCACGGCGCGCGACGCCGTCGAGCAGCGCATCGCCGGCCTCGACGCGGGCGCCGACGATTACGTGTTGAAACCGTATGACCTCGATGAATTGCTGGCGCGCATACGTGCCCTGCTGCGGCGCGCCTCGGGGCGGCCGGAACCGATCTTCGAACACCAGGGCGTCTCCATCAATCCGCTGACGCGCGAAGTGATCGCCGAGGGCCATCCGGTCAACCTGTCGGCGCGCGAATGGGCCGTACTGGAAGCCTTGATCGCGCGCCCCGGCATCGTGCTGTCGCGCGCGCAGCTGGAAGAAAAACTGTACAGCTGGAAGGATGAAGTCAACAGCAATGCCGTGGAAGTGTATATCCATGGCTTGCGCAAGAAGCTGGGCAGCGACTTGATCCAGAACGTGCGCGGCCTCGGCTACATGG